One Triticum dicoccoides isolate Atlit2015 ecotype Zavitan chromosome 3B, WEW_v2.0, whole genome shotgun sequence genomic window, cgcctcCTCCCCAGCTTTTCTTGTAAGCCATCTTCCTCATTCATTGGGGCTTCTAAACTAGTTATGGGATAACTAATTTAGAAGTCTCAACAAATTTAGGAAGCGGAATATTTTTTAAGTTGGGAGAGGCAGCTTATTTTTTAAGTCGCCCAAAAGAACTAGCCCATAGTCTTGTGCTagcaataaaagaaaaaaaatcatgacccAGATCTTAAATTTTGGTAGCTATCCAAATGCATGCCATGCTCATGAGTCAATATCGATAGTTtgggcgaaccaacctgtggttgagttggttaggtggacagtggtatccccaacccaccagggttcaaatcctggtgctcgcattattcctggattaatttcaggatttccggcgatgcgctttcagtgggaggagacgatcccgtcgacgacgaggcgcctacggtggcttcgtaaatctcaagatgatatgccggctcagtctctcgaaggtgttcataggggtgagtgtatgcgcgtgtatatgagtgtttgtgtctgtactgatgctcaaaaaaaatacTGATAGTTTGGTAGGGTAACTCTCGGCCGCCATCCAATTTGTAAGTAGATGTTTACACTTATAATGTCGATGACTTGCTTTTATTTTaatataaaaatattactttgttaGAAAATGTTTTTTTTCTAACAAAGCACATTTATTTTAGAAAAAGAATTATGGTCATGTGTAGTAGAAGTCACTATTTCTTTTGTGTGGGGAGGGGCAAACTCCATCCCTCAAAGCTTAACACTTTATTATTAGCAGTCTGAGCAGTGTACAGAGATAAGTTTGGGCCTTAGGAAGGAGATGGCTTGAAAAGCCCTTTTGAAACTACATCTAGAACCTTTGCTGCAAAGAAAAGTACAGCTAGAGGAAGATATACCGGAGAAGGATTTCTTAGCAAGATTATGAGCCATAGAGCTTTTAATCATTGGAATGTGCTCAATCCTGTAAGAATGAAGACTAGAGACAAGATCAAAGAAATCAACAAAGCAGGTCGTATGCTCCAATGTCCAGGATGCCAAATCAAATCCTTGGCCTCCGGAATTTCTACCAAACTCCTGCaataagagaaaaaaaagaaacagTGTTCCAGTCGAAAGCATTGAGGACTGCAGCCGCTAGAAGAAGTCACATTGCATCTGCCTGCAAAATTGAACAAACTTTCATAGCAGACGTTTGGATAAATATGGAAGACTCCGAGAGAAGCTTCATCAGGAATTACTGCAGGGATATATGCTGCATCAACATGTTGAATATTCAAATTCATAGTACATAGAGAAGAGTTAGGAGATTTTTTGACAGAAGGCCTCCtttcttcctcactgtcctcccgtAAACCCGCATTAAGCGTCGCTTTGGTGTCACGGATAACATTTCTTGACATGAGATAGATAGATTGCAACAGATGCGAATGAAATGCTTGCAACTTGGAATGATATAACATCGGAAGAAGATGCATTTCACCACAGGATTAGCACCAAGCTTAATATCCTCCGATTTAAATACCTTACAACGACATTAAAGTTGACTACTAGGTAGGATAGGACTACATCAAAGATGAACTGCATCTGCTAATTAACATCACCCAAATCGAGTACTTAATTTAAGCTGGAACTCCAAAATAAGCAACCACGAACTGCCTTGAGTGAGTGCTGGAGCTAATCACACCAATGCGTCGGACCAAGGGGAGAGCTTGTCGATGCGGATGTGCAGGGGAACTTCCATGGACGCAGCCCCgtcccctgctgctgctgctggcaccAGGTACATTGGCGGCACCATCAGGAACGTCGGCTCCCCCGCGGCGACCACCGCGCCGGGCGACGAGCTGCTCCTCATGTGCATGTCCACCAGCACCATGTCCTCCTTGCCGCACTTGGCCGGCTCCAGGTTGACCCACATCTTGCACGCGAACCGGGGCCGCGTCGCCGCGCTCGCCCTGGCGCACACCACGGACACGGCGGTCACGCCGGCGCTGAGCGCGCCCACGGTGAGGAGGAACACGCGGTTGTCGTCGTCGCCGAGGAGCACCAGCCGCGGCGCCGACACCAGCACGCGGAGCTGGCTGGCCTTGCCGTACTGCACGGCGCGCACCGGCACCGAGTGGACGGTGTGGAGGTGGCCGGCGAGCGCCTGCGGCGCGCCGACGTAGCCGCAGCCCGGCTCCGTGCAGCGGCAGGGCGCGTGCGGGCACGCGGTCTGGTGCTCGGGGACCTCGTGGTAGGTGACGTACCGCTTGCAGCCGGGGTTGGGGCACTCGGTCCTGGTGGAGGAGACGACGGCGTCCAGCGCGGGGCAGGGGTCGAAGAAGCCGGCGCCGTCCACGCACGCCTTGCACTGGCCGCAGGGCAGCTCGGCCACGCAGCCGCCGCAGGCCAGGTGCCCCGCCTTGCACTGCAGCAGCAGCAGGAACACAGATCGGAGTCCGTCGGTGAATCAGCACATCTTCTCGAGGAAGGAAAGGATTGATCTTTCACCGGCCGGCACGGCACCGAGAGCGAGTGTGGAAGAAAAAAGGGAAGAACCTGGAAGACGGGGGGCTTGAAGGGGAGGGTGCAGAGGGGGCAGTGGAGCAGGCGCTTGTCGATCCTCACGGCGAGCTCCTCTCTCGGGCTGTAGGCGACGATGGCGCCTCCTTCCCCTCCTCCGGCCGCATCTGGAGCGACGAGCTCTTGCTTCACGGAGTGGGCGTCGGGCAGGTCGAGGCGCGGCTTCTTGGCGCTCTCCTCGTCGGCCTTGTCCGGCGAAGCCCTGCTCCTCCcctcgacggcgacggcggcgccctgCATCCTGGATGGCCGGACTTTGGGGAAAGAAATCAAAACCCCTGTCTATGTGTCTCTTctaggaggtgggagaggagaAGAGCAGAGGTCTGATGAGGACAAAAGGTGCCGAGGATAAATGCCACACTACACTGACACTGTAGTAAATGCTTCCTCATTGACCGGTTCCACACAACCCTTTGCACTGTACGTCACCGATGCTCTTCATCATAAACAACTGCATGCATGTATGTTAGTTTAGACCAAAAAGGGCCTTATATTTTGATATAATACGTGTTAACCAAAGCAAATATCTACAACACTCAATTATTCATCTCCATCCTAAAATATCTAGTGGTTGTAATAATTAGCGTAATCAGTAAATTATGGTTAGGGTAGTAATTGTGAGTACTTGCATATATTTTGTAAACATCTACTGTGTTCTTAACCAGATTAGTACTTGAGATATATCACTGTTAACATATTTTGtacccctccgtcccataatataagaacgtttttgacactatagTATAATGTCAAAAACGCTttgatattatgggacagagggagtactgtaTATGGAGTCTGTGAGTACTTCCTTGTGTATACTCTATTGTGGGTCACCATTGTTTTCACCATTGCTGTGCTCTTAATCAATTCTATTACTGCTAGTTTATCCATATATTCATGCTGCCTTTCTTTGAAGTACCTACAAGTGTGCGATAAAAGGTTGACTATTGCAGATCCATGCTGCTCTAGAAAAATTGTGGAACATAAATGTAAACACATGTTTTTCTTTTTGTGCACATTTTCATGCTTCCTTGATTCACGGTGGAGTATTTTTGACTCCATCGCCAGAACATAACACCATCAAACACGTGGGAGCCCATAAAAACAAAAGGATACATGTGTAAGCACATGGGACACGCGTAACCAAACAGTACAAAGGAGCACACAGACGCATCACAACTTGTCACCCAGGTCACGATACATCCCGCCTCTCTCACTGTTATCGACCGACACAGACGCAATGGCTAGTGTGCTGGCTGCCACCAGCAAaatacaacaacataaccacaagccccCGAAAGATCCCTGGAATAGGGTACTGGATTTTGGAGACCCCCGACGCCAAAAATCTTGATTAGCAGCTTGCAATGGAGTAGGAGAAATAGCCCTTGATTCGGCAGGTGCCATCAAGAAGCAATAGAATGAGCAATCCATCGGTCACCACACCACACAACCACCTAGTCCAGACACTTCTAAGCAGGCATAGCTGGAGGTTATAGAGATACATGTGGATACCCAGAGAGGACACCAACCAAGATCATCCTCGCATCGGTGCATGAGAAAGGCTTGAAAAACACTGCCAGAGCACGAAAAAGCTAACACCAAGGATGATGGGGAAATCAAGTATCCGCTCCCAACCAGCCTGTGCTAACTACCAGGCGATAGAACATAGAGAGTAGAAAATATGTCCAAGATTACAATAGGGACTAAGCATCACCTAATATCCTAGAAATAAGATAATGGAGAATAGGTGGTACGAAACCTTATTTGAACCTAAGGAGAGACAAGAATAGAAGGACCTCTAGATCAGAACACGAACTGCCAGCATAATCCCTAAATCGGAACATGTGAGAAAAGATATAGGTAGGACAAAACATAGGCAATGATTATTTAATGGGGAAATGAAAGTTACACCAGGAGGAGCAGGAGTTCACAAAAGATGACACCTATTCCTTGCTTGCCATCCAATTGACATAGGCATCCCCAAGCCGGCTTGATAACCCCAAAATCCGCCATAAGGGGTGCACAAAATACTACCTTTTTTGATAACCTAGACTATGTTTTGGTGTTAATTGCATTATGATTAGATGACTAACTATGTTTCAAGTGTGCTTCCAATGTACACATCATATGGAATGGAATATAAAAGTTggtcactgatacatctccaacatatctatagtttTTTTTATGTTTCATGTCTATTATCCTTTAAGTTTGCAATCTTTTAAATCATTTTGAGGGACAAGCCTATTAATTCAGTGACGAGCGCCGGTTTTGTTTTTCTGCTATTTTTGGGATCTCGGGAAATCACCACAGAAAAAGCCACTAGAAAAATTagaagaaaaaaattgaaggtgTTTTCGTGTCGGAAGAAGACCAGGGCACCTAGGCCCTCTGCATGGAGGGGCCCATAGAGCATAGGCGTTCAGAGGCCAAAGGAGCCTTGGTGGGGCACGTAGGGGGTAGGAAGGGCCACCCTGGCTTGTGGGTCCCTCATAACTCCTTTAGGCATGATTCCAACGCTGAAAAATCCTATAAAATGACAAACCCCCATATAGAAACCTAGAACTTTTActccgctgccacaagcctctgttGCAAATTGACCTCATCTGGAGCCCTTTTCCAATGCCTTGCCGAAAGGGAAAGCCAAAATGGGAGgcatcttcatcatccttgttgacTCCatagtgatgtgtgagtagttcatcctcggggttgtggatttgtaccagtagctatgcgtttgatcgctctctctctctctctctctcattcttgatttgacatgatcttgatgtatcacgagctttttcAATATAGTTGGGTCTTATGATGTTCTTCTCCTCTATCTATTTTGTGCTGAATTGAGTCTTGTTGTTTGAGGTTTCTTTATATTGGATTGAATATTTTGGATTTGAGATCACATGATGCATGTCTTACTCGCGGATACCCGTGTTGACCTTGGGGTAATCTGTGTGACATAAGAATTAATCGATATGTATCATATTGTGTTGTCATAGTACGATCTCTAGGAGTATTCATGACACTTTGGGGTGGTTCATAAGATTGATTGGAAAGACGATACGCAATATCATTCTACTTTATCTGATATaactagaaactttggagtgattctttgctgCACCATGAGGGTTTATCATATTATTCAATTTTGGTAGtagtgttgagagattgcactagtgaaagtatgaaccctaggcctcgtttccaAGCACTGAGATGTCGTTTTTACTCACTTTTGCTACTTGCTACCtttatgtttttatttattcatattataaaaagatatttctaccatccatattacacatcTATCATcacctcttcaccgaactagtgcacctattgaGAAACAGTATAATGAAGCTACCTACTAGTCCTCTCAGCGATTAGAGGTCGTCAACCATCGATCATATCTACGGACGGATCAGATCTTCGTGTCTCTTCCCAGCGCAGGAATTAGTTCCGCCGTCCCAGCCACAAGCAACATAGTCTCGCGGGCCGCTGCTCTGGGGATTGAGATATGGTCTCCGTCCGTAACCGGGTCTTGAGATAGAAGGCCCAGGTCCAGTCCAACGTGTAGAGGAGCGGGTCGTCCAGGCTTTCCGTCGGCGGCGCTATCCCTATCCTCGGGCTGCTCCTCTTCTTCATAAAAAAGGATTGCTTCAGTTCAAACAAAAAAAAGGGCTGCTTCTCTGTTCCTCGATGCTGTGCCGCCGCCGTCCTTCGTCCCGACGGCGAGCTTCTACAGAAGATATGCTTCGGCGTCGGTGCCCTCCGCTCGCACTCCACTCTTCCTCCACAGGCCCCATGGTGGGTCTCTTCCTCACTTTTTTTAATGCCGTGCAGCGTTCTTCCATGGCGGCTGCGGCGGCCGCACCTACCATCGGCGTCCATCTCCGACTGTCTTCCTCCTGTGTTCGCCTCCATGCCTTGCAGCTATGACGCACGTCTCTCCCCATTCCATACCTGAAACTGAAATTGACGCCGCGCCGATGCGCAATTATCCTGTAATAATGGTGataattttgaaggaaatatgccctagaggcaataataaagttattatttattttcttatttcatgataaatgtttattattcatgctagaattgtattaaccggaaacataatacatgtgtgaatacatagacaaacatagtgtcactagtatgcctctacttgactagctcgttaatcaaagatggttaagtttcctaaccatagacatgagttgccatttgattaacgggatcacatcattagaagaatgatgtgattgacttgacccattccgttagcttagcacttgatcgtttagtatgttgctattgctttcttcatgacttatacatgttcctatgactatgagattatgcaactcccgtttaccggaggaacactttgtgtgctaccaaatgtcacaacgtaactgggtgattataaaggagctctgcaggtgtctccgaaggtacatgttgagttggcgtatttcgagattaggatttgtcactccgattgtcggagaggtatctctgggccctctcggtaatgcacatcactataagccttgcaagcaatgtagctaatgagttagttgtgggatgatgtattacggaacgattaaagagacttgccggtaacgagattgaactaggtattgagataccgacgatcgaatctcgggcaagtaacataccgatgacaaagggaacaacgtatgttgttatgcggtttgaccgataaagatcttcgtagaatatgtgggagccaatatgagcatccaggttccgctattggttattgaccggagacgtgtctcggtcatgtctacattgttctcgaacccatagggtccgcacgcttaaggtttcgatgacagttatattatgagtttatgagttttgatgtacctaaggagttcggagtcccggatgagatcggggacatgacgaggagtctcgaaatggtcgagacgtaaatatcgatatattggacgactatattcggagttcgaaaaggtttcgagtgattcgggtatttttcggagtaccggagagttacaggaattcgccggggagtatatgggccttattgggccatacgggaatagaggagagaggccaaaaggaaggaggcctgcgcccccctctggtccgaattggacaaggggcgcagcccccttttccttcttcctctccccctctttcccatctcctactccaacaaggaaggagggagtcctactcccgatgggagtaggactccccttggcgcgccccctaggccggccgccccctccccccttgctcctttatatacgggggcagggggcacctctaggcacaacaacaattgatcattgatctcttagccgtgtgcggtgcccccctccaccatagtcctcctcgataatattgtagctgtgcttaggcgaagccctgcggcggtagaacatcaagatcgtcaccacaccgtcgtgctgacagaactctccctcgacactcggctggatcggagttcgagggacgtcatcgagctgaacgtgtgctagaactcggaggtgccgtagtttcggtgcttgatcagtcgggccgtgaagacgtacgactgcatcaaccgcgttgtcataacgcttccgctttcagtctatgagggtacatggacacactctcccctctcgttgctatgcatcaccatgatattgcgtgtgcataggaaaattttgaaattactacgttccccaacagtggcatccgagcctaggttttatgcgttcatgttatatgcacaagtagaacacaagtgagttgtggacgatacaagtcatactacttaccaacatgtcatactttggttcagcggtattgttggatgaaacggcccggaccgacattacgcgtatgcttacgcgagactggttttaccgccgtgctttgcacacaggtgactagcgggtgtctgtttctccaactttagttgaaccgagtgtggctacgcccggtccttgcgaaggttaaaacagcactaacttgacgaactatcgttgtggttttgatgtgtaggtaagaacggttcttgctcagcccgtagcagccacgtaaaatatgcaacaacaaagtagaggacgtctaacttgtttttgcagggcatgttgtgatgtgatatggtcaagacgtgatgctatattttattgtatgagatgatcatgttttgtaaccgaagttatcggcaactggcaggagccatatggttgtcgctttattgtatgaaatgcaagcgccctgtaattgctttactttatcactacgcggtagcgatagtcatagaagcaatagatggcgtaaacgacaacgatgctacgatggagatcaaggtgtcacgccggtgacgatggtgatcacgatggtgcttcagagatggagatcacaagcacaagatgatgatggccatatcatatcacttatattgattgcatgtgatgtttatcttttatgcatcttatcttggtttgattgacggtagcattttaagatgatctctcactaattatcaagaaatgttctccctgagtatgcgccatTGCGAAagctcttcgtgctgagacaccacgtgatgatcgggtgtgataggctctacgttcaaatacaacgagtgcaaaatagttgcacacgcggaatactcaggttcaacttgacgagcctagcatacagatatggcctcgaaacacggagaccgaaaggtcgagcgtgaatcatatagtagatatgatcaacatagtgatgttcaccattgaaaactactccatctcatgtgatgatcggacatggtttagttgatttggatcacgtgatcacttagatgactagagagatgtttgtctaagtgggagttctttagtaatatgattaattgaactttaatttatcatgaacttagtcctggtagtattttgcaaattatgttgtagatcaatagctcgcgttgttgcttccctatgtttttgcttccctatgtttttatatgtgtccctagagaaaactaagttgaaaaatgttagtagcaatgatgcggacttggtccgtgatctgaggtttatcctcgttgctgcacagaagaattatgtccttgatgcaccgctaggtgacatacctgttgcaggagcagatgcagatgttatgaacgtttggctagctcaatatgatgactacttgatagttttgtgcatcaTGCTTTATGAATTAGAactgggactacaaaaacgtttttgaaacatcatggaacatataagatgtttcaagagatgaaattggtatttcagactcatacccgtgtcaagaggtatgagacctctgacaaatacttcgcctaaaatatggaggagaattgctcaactagtgagcaagtacttagattgtctgagtactacaatcgcttgaatcaagtgggagttaatcttccagataagatagtgattggcagagttctctagtcaccatcaccaagttactggaacttcgtgatgaactataatgcaagggatgatgaaaacgattcccgagctctttgtgatgctgaaatcgacgaaggtagaaatcaagaaagagcatcaaatgttgatgattaacaagaccactagtttcaagaaaagggcaaagggaaagaaagggaacttcaagtagaatgacaagcaagttgtcactcccgcgaagaatcccaaagctagaccaaagcctgaaactgagtgcttactaatacgtctccaacatatctataatttttgattgctccatgctactttatctactgttttaggcaatattgggatttattatccactttgatattatttttgggactaacctattaaccggaggcccaccccagatttgctgttttatgcctatttcagtgtttcgaggaaaaggaatatcagatggagtcaaaacggaatgaaatcaactggagaagttatttttggaaggaaagcaacccagggaacttggagtgcacgtcaggggagatacgggctgcccacgagggtgggggcgcgcccacccccctgggcgcgccacctaCCTCGTGAGcatcccggaggtccaccgacataccccctgcacccatatatactcttgtaccctaaaacttccagaacagaaaatagatcgggagttccgccgccgcaagcctttgtagccaccaaaaacgattcgggaccctgttccggcaccctgccggagggggatcccatcaccggtggccatcttcatcatcccgacgctatccatgacgaggagggagtagttcaccctcggggatgagggtatgtaccagtagctatgtgtttgatctctctctctcgtgttctctctcgtgttccctctatgacacgatcttgatgtatcccgagctttgctattgtagttggatcttatgatgtttctccccctctactctcttgtgatgaattgagtttcccctttgaagttatttttagcggattgagtctttatgagaacacttgatgtatgtcttgccgtgattatctgtgatgacaatgggatatcatgtgccacttgatgtatgttttggtgaccaacttgcgggttcctcccatgaacctatgcataggggttggcacacgttcttgactctccagtagaaactttggggcactctttgaagtacttttatgttggttggatgaatatgagattgtgtgatgcatatcgtataatcatgcccacggatacttgaggtgacaatggagtatctaggtggcattagggttttggttgatttgtgtcttaaggtgttattctagtacgaactcttttatagatcgatccgaaagaataactttgaggtggtttcgtaccctaccataatctctacgtttgttctccgctattagtggctttggagtgactctttgttgcatgttgagggcttgttatatgatctatctatgttattattgttgagagaacttgcactagtgaaagtatgaaccctaggccttgtttcctatcattgcattaccgtttacgctcacttttgccacttgttaccttgctgtttttattatttcagattacaaaaacctatatctactgtctattttgcacttgtatcttcatctcttcaccgaactagtgcacctatacaatttaccattgtattgggtgtgttggggacacaagagactctttgttatttggttgcagggttgtttgagagagaccatcttcatcctacgcctcctacggattgataaaccttaggtcatccacttgagggaaatttgctactgtcctacaaacctgtgcacttgtaggcccaacaacgtctacaagaagaaggttgtgtagtagacatcaagctcttttctagcgctgttgccgaggaggtgagtgcttgaaggtatatcttaagatcttgcaatcgaatctttttgtttcttgttttagcactagtctagtttataaaagaaaactaccaaaaaaatggaattgagtttgtctcatacgcttcacctttttaatatctttcgtgagtatgatggaaaggataattgtgctcaagtgctagaagaagaaatctctaaaatgtttggcactaaatctttgaatgatgagcatgattgcaatgttgttagtacgaattctttgaatatccataatgctaatgatgattgcactagttatgatgaaaatatctcttgtgagcatgtcaacttttgtggagtgcatgtttgcatggacacaccaaatagagaagatatttattgcaagaggcataagtacttagaaaccaaattgttgcaagaagatctagatgaatgtgctgaaagattcaatatttatagtaccccttgtgaactttgcaatgaacatggtcatttaaagctccaatgctatttgtttcatgatcaagtcgtttccaaatattgtgataatttggttACCTTTGATCATCATAAAgaacttagccttcttttgggttatgaagaaatgaaacgtataaccgaGGGTATtcgaaaatttaatcttgatagatttcttgattttgatctagataagatttatatgtattgtgcggtgaattgcattgaaaatccttatatttccaattacataaagaaaagaaagcaaatagaagatgatgagaatactaatgaaagggaagagacttcccaatatcctcctattatttctcatgatgaatcaggtaacgaggaggagctttctattcaaccaatctcatcaataaggatctcaaataggaaggttgaacctacacataatgtgaagaagaaaaagaaaagaaggagcaacaaaggtagaaaggtatccctcccaaatgatgttgctcctactactcattgtgatgatgataattgctatactattggtgctatcaatatttttaatgatgagagtgattatgcttatgatatgaaagggcccaagcttggggaagctatgtttgacgagGATCAAATATttaagaatatatttgctggaattaatgtttgtcccaagcttggagatgctatgtttaatgaagatgatatttttagcatcccaagttttgatatgcaaagttgttatgatgatagcatgcctcctacctatgatgattatattgatgaaagtgggttt contains:
- the LOC119280473 gene encoding putative E3 ubiquitin-protein ligase SINA-like 6 → MQGAAVAVEGRSRASPDKADEESAKKPRLDLPDAHSVKQELVAPDAAGGGEGGAIVAYSPREELAVRIDKRLLHCPLCTLPFKPPVFQCKAGHLACGGCVAELPCGQCKACVDGAGFFDPCPALDAVVSSTRTECPNPGCKRYVTYHEVPEHQTACPHAPCRCTEPGCGYVGAPQALAGHLHTVHSVPVRAVQYGKASQLRVLVSAPRLVLLGDDDNRVFLLTVGALSAGVTAVSVVCARASAATRPRFACKMWVNLEPAKCGKEDMVLVDMHMRSSSSPGAVVAAGEPTFLMVPPMYLVPAAAAGDGAASMEVPLHIRIDKLSPWSDALV